CATCTGTTTCGCTGAATGTGGCAAGAACCTTATTGTTTTTGTCCACAACAGGCAGACCGGAAACATTTTTCTTCCTCATTTTGAGTATGACGTCTTTAATCGTCTCTTCCGGGTCAGCCGTAATCAAATTGGTTGTCATGATCTCAGATACTTTCATCTCTTGAGTCTCCTTTTTTACATCTGCATTGCGATCTCTTTCAAAAGGTCGCGCAGTATAGCTCCATCTGGTGATTTAGGGATTGTTCTGGAGAATCTGATTTCTCCTGGGAGTGCAACTTCGCCTATTTCATCCAGTATTGTTTCTCTTATTTCACGCACGGTCTGGTCATAATAGCTTTCATCAAGCTGCTTATGGAGCACACAGAAAGCTATGAGTTTTTCACCCCGTTTTTCATCATTGATGTTAATAACGGCGCATTCTTTGACCTTTTCGTATTTTTTAATAGCCTCTTCAATCTGGACAAGGCTGATTCTTTTGCCGCCTATGTGCAACACGTCATCTAGCCTTCCGGTTAAGACCATAAATCCGTTCTCATTCAGTTTCCCACCGTCACCTGTACTGAAATAATAGCTGTCGTCAACTTGCTTCCAGTAAATCTTTTCAAAAGTTCCCGGCTGGTTGTGAATACCGGTGCAGAGTGCGGGGAATGGAGATTTTAGTACAATTTCACCCTGTTTGTCATTATCAGAAATAAAATTCTTTGTTGTTTTGTCAAAAAGTACAGCAGGAACAGAGGGTAAACGCTCTGAAACAGTTCCGTACTCAAGCTTGCCATAGCCTGGTAGGGCTGCAAATATAGCTCCGCCGGCTTCTGTAAGTGAATATATGTCAATAAAAGCAGCTTTATTTTTACAAAGCTTGGCAGATGCCCATTCCAGAATTTCTTCGGGGAGTTTTTCACCGCCTGTCGCAATTAGCTCCAGTGTTTTAATGTCGCTGAATATCTTTTTTTTCTGTGCCGCATTCATCAGTGATCTAAGCATAGCTGGAGTGGTGTATAGTTTATTAACGCTGAATTTATCACAAATTTCATAGAACTTTGCTGCATTGTCAGAGTCAATTGAGTCCTCATGTATAAGAACAGTCTGACCAGCCATAAGCGGACCATAGACAAGATATGAGTGACCTGTTATCCATGATATGTCCGCAGTGCACCAGAATGTATCAGTTTCCTTCATGTCGAAAAGCATCAGATAAGAAACATATGCCCAGAGCAGATAACCTGCGTAGCTGTAGGTGAGAGCTTTAGGTTCCGCCATATTGGTAGATGTATAGAGCATAAACATTGTGTCATCGGCATTGTGCGGTTCATAGGGGAGGGTGTTTGCATTAGAGTGTTTTTCGTCAGATATAAGGTCGTGATACCATAGATCCCGCAGAGGCTTCATGTGTACCCGTTTCCTTGTCCTTTCAACAACCACACAATATTTTGGCTCAAAGGTGGCTTTAGAAAGAGCATTATCAAGCTTTTCTTTCATCTTTATGTAACCACCGGTTATGGATTCGTCTGTGGTTACAATTATACATGGTTTACAGTCGTTAATGCGTTCTGCCAGTGATTCTGAAGAATAGCTTGCGTGGTAGACAACGTGAACGGCACCCAGCTTAGTGCATGCCAGCATAAATATAACAAGTTCAGGCATGTTCGGCATATGGAGCAGAACCCGGTCACCTTGCT
This window of the Denitrovibrio acetiphilus DSM 12809 genome carries:
- a CDS encoding acyl-CoA synthetase, with the protein product MSLYLKELERNFREFERISLPKEEIDKINSFGENYEESYKYLAEKYLLWDEPFKTVMTGDETSGYTFFKGGTLCPLKNILRKHLTTAKKNKAALIWIGADGMQRVYTYQSLFSDVVKTSAALRKLGVKQGDRVLLHMPNMPELVIFMLACTKLGAVHVVYHASYSSESLAERINDCKPCIIVTTDESITGGYIKMKEKLDNALSKATFEPKYCVVVERTRKRVHMKPLRDLWYHDLISDEKHSNANTLPYEPHNADDTMFMLYTSTNMAEPKALTYSYAGYLLWAYVSYLMLFDMKETDTFWCTADISWITGHSYLVYGPLMAGQTVLIHEDSIDSDNAAKFYEICDKFSVNKLYTTPAMLRSLMNAAQKKKIFSDIKTLELIATGGEKLPEEILEWASAKLCKNKAAFIDIYSLTEAGGAIFAALPGYGKLEYGTVSERLPSVPAVLFDKTTKNFISDNDKQGEIVLKSPFPALCTGIHNQPGTFEKIYWKQVDDSYYFSTGDGGKLNENGFMVLTGRLDDVLHIGGKRISLVQIEEAIKKYEKVKECAVININDEKRGEKLIAFCVLHKQLDESYYDQTVREIRETILDEIGEVALPGEIRFSRTIPKSPDGAILRDLLKEIAMQM